A single window of Caldicellulosiruptor bescii DSM 6725 DNA harbors:
- the leuC gene encoding 3-isopropylmalate dehydratase large subunit, which produces MTKPMTMSQKILAYHAGKEYVEPGDLIFANVDLVLGNDVTTPVAIKEFEKIGIDRVFDKDKIAIVPDHFTPNKDIKSAQQCKMVREFAKKYEITNYFEVGEMGIEHALLPEKGLVVPGDLVIGADSHTCTYGALGAFSTGIGSTDMACAMATGKCWFKVPEAIKFILYGKKTGWTSGKDIILHIIGMIGVDGALYKSMEYTGEGLKSLSMDDRFTIANMAIEAGAKNGIFEVDEKTIEYVKQHSTKPYKIFKADEDAEYSQVFEIDISKIRPTVAFPHLPENTKTIDEITEKIYIDQVVIGSCTNGRIEDLRIAAKILKGRKVKKGLRCIIFPATQNIYKQALKEGFIEIFIDAGCVVSTPTCGPCLGGHMGILADGEKALATTNRNFVGRMGHPNSEVYLSSPAIAAASAVLGYIGSPEELGMKGDEE; this is translated from the coding sequence ATGACAAAACCGATGACAATGTCACAAAAGATTTTGGCATACCATGCAGGAAAAGAATATGTTGAACCTGGAGACTTGATTTTTGCAAATGTTGACCTTGTTTTGGGGAATGACGTTACAACACCTGTTGCAATAAAGGAGTTTGAAAAGATAGGGATTGACAGGGTTTTTGACAAAGATAAAATTGCGATAGTTCCCGACCATTTTACTCCAAACAAAGACATAAAGTCTGCTCAGCAGTGCAAGATGGTTCGAGAGTTTGCTAAAAAGTATGAGATTACAAATTATTTTGAAGTTGGCGAGATGGGTATTGAACATGCACTCTTGCCAGAAAAAGGACTTGTTGTGCCGGGTGATTTGGTAATTGGTGCGGATTCGCATACTTGCACATATGGTGCACTTGGTGCTTTTTCAACAGGAATTGGTTCTACTGACATGGCATGTGCAATGGCAACAGGAAAGTGCTGGTTCAAAGTTCCAGAGGCCATTAAATTTATTCTCTACGGCAAAAAAACTGGCTGGACATCGGGAAAAGATATCATCCTTCACATTATTGGTATGATAGGTGTTGATGGTGCACTTTACAAGTCAATGGAATACACGGGAGAAGGTTTAAAATCACTTTCAATGGATGACAGGTTCACCATTGCTAACATGGCAATTGAAGCAGGTGCGAAAAATGGCATATTTGAGGTTGATGAAAAGACAATAGAGTATGTAAAACAGCACTCTACAAAGCCTTATAAGATATTCAAGGCAGACGAGGATGCAGAGTATTCACAGGTCTTTGAGATTGATATTTCAAAAATTAGACCCACAGTTGCCTTTCCACATCTTCCAGAGAATACAAAGACGATTGATGAGATAACAGAAAAGATTTATATTGACCAGGTTGTGATTGGTTCTTGCACAAATGGCAGAATTGAAGACTTAAGGATTGCAGCAAAGATCTTAAAAGGAAGAAAGGTTAAAAAAGGGCTCAGATGTATTATATTCCCTGCAACACAGAATATATACAAACAGGCATTAAAAGAGGGATTCATTGAGATATTCATAGACGCTGGATGTGTTGTTTCAACACCAACTTGTGGTCCATGCCTTGGTGGACACATGGGAATTTTAGCAGATGGTGAGAAGGCTCTTGCTACAACAAATAGGAACTTTGTTGGCAGAATGGGTCATCCAAATAGTGAGGTTTATCTTTCATCGCCTGCAATTGCAGCAGCATCAGCAGTTTTAGGTTACATTGGCTCACCTGAAGAGCTTGGAATGAAAGGAGATGAAGAATAG
- a CDS encoding chemotaxis protein CheW has product MKQYVIFNVGDYSFGVDILEIVEIIKPNKIVKVPSMPQYVEGIIDVRGTSVPVYNLAKRLEIKSKAETQKIIIVELSKFQLGFLVDDVSEILKIEDDKIEKANESIRGIKRKFIDSIARVGDDMIIILDLKSVLTIEEEEQISDMLTENN; this is encoded by the coding sequence GTGAAACAGTATGTAATTTTCAATGTAGGTGATTACAGCTTTGGGGTTGACATACTTGAGATTGTTGAGATTATAAAGCCAAACAAGATTGTAAAGGTACCAAGTATGCCCCAGTATGTTGAAGGGATTATTGATGTAAGAGGCACATCTGTTCCGGTTTACAACCTTGCAAAGCGTCTGGAGATTAAGTCGAAAGCAGAGACGCAAAAAATTATTATTGTTGAGCTTTCCAAGTTCCAGCTTGGATTTTTGGTTGATGATGTCTCTGAGATACTCAAAATCGAAGATGATAAGATTGAAAAGGCAAATGAGAGCATCAGGGGGATCAAGCGAAAATTCATTGACTCAATTGCGCGTGTGGGAGATGACATGATTATCATTCTTGACCTTAAAAGTGTGCTTACAATTGAAGAGGAAGAACAAATATCTGATATGCTAACAGAGAACAATTAA
- the leuB gene encoding 3-isopropylmalate dehydrogenase, with protein MHRIAVIPGDGIGPEVIEQALIVLDKISSKFGVKFEYIFIDAGGCAIDKYGVPIREEDLELVKKCEATLLGAVGGPKWDNLPGNLRPEQALLKLRGGLKVYANLRPAVLYDELRDSSPLKKEIVSRGIDILVVRELIGGMYFGPKGREVKDGDEVAYDTEVYSKSEVRRIAKVAFESARKRRKKVTSVDKANILESSRLWRETVEEVAKDYPDVELSHMYVDNASMQLVKDPSQFDVILTSNMFGDILSDEASMIVGSIGMLASASLGEGSVGLYEPIHGTAPDIAGQDLANPIATILSAAMMLRYSFDMEDAAKAIENAVKIALKEGYRTRDIYTENCKLVGTKQMGKIICENI; from the coding sequence ATGCATAGGATAGCTGTAATTCCTGGAGATGGAATAGGTCCTGAAGTAATTGAACAAGCGCTAATTGTTCTTGATAAGATATCTTCTAAATTTGGAGTTAAATTTGAATATATCTTCATTGACGCTGGCGGATGTGCAATCGACAAGTATGGTGTGCCAATTAGAGAGGAAGATTTAGAACTTGTTAAAAAATGTGAGGCAACATTATTGGGTGCTGTTGGTGGACCAAAGTGGGATAATCTTCCCGGAAATTTGAGACCTGAACAAGCTCTTTTGAAGCTCAGAGGAGGACTAAAAGTTTATGCAAACCTGCGTCCTGCTGTGCTGTATGATGAGTTAAGAGATTCATCACCTCTCAAAAAAGAGATTGTATCAAGAGGCATTGATATTCTGGTTGTAAGAGAGCTAATTGGTGGCATGTACTTTGGTCCAAAGGGAAGAGAAGTAAAAGATGGCGATGAAGTGGCTTATGACACAGAGGTGTATTCAAAAAGTGAAGTTAGAAGAATCGCAAAGGTTGCGTTTGAATCTGCCAGAAAGAGAAGGAAAAAGGTAACCTCTGTTGACAAGGCAAACATATTAGAATCATCAAGGCTCTGGAGAGAAACTGTTGAGGAGGTTGCAAAAGATTATCCGGATGTGGAGCTTTCTCACATGTATGTTGACAATGCATCAATGCAGCTTGTAAAAGACCCATCACAGTTTGATGTTATACTTACTTCCAACATGTTCGGTGACATTTTGTCTGATGAGGCATCAATGATAGTAGGGTCGATTGGTATGCTTGCCTCAGCTTCACTTGGCGAGGGCAGTGTGGGACTTTACGAGCCAATACACGGCACAGCACCTGACATTGCAGGTCAGGATTTGGCAAACCCGATTGCAACAATTTTGTCTGCTGCGATGATGCTGCGCTACAGCTTTGACATGGAAGATGCTGCAAAGGCTATAGAAAATGCTGTGAAGATTGCTCTCAAAGAAGGGTATAGAACAAGAGATATCTACACAGAAAATTGTAAGCTTGTTGGAACAAAGCAAATGGGAAAAATTATTTGTGAAAATATCTAA
- the leuD gene encoding 3-isopropylmalate dehydratase small subunit, with translation MIFKGKAHKYYDNIDTDVIIPARYLNTSDPNELAKHCLEDLDKEFVNKVQKGDILVAGKNFGCGSSREHAPIAIKACGVSCVIAKSFARIFYRNAINIGLPIVECEEAVDGIEAGDEVEVDLVNGIIKNLTKGKEFKAKPFPEFMQNIMKAGGLIEFVKGELKKDA, from the coding sequence ATGATTTTCAAAGGTAAAGCTCACAAGTATTATGATAATATCGATACAGATGTTATTATTCCTGCAAGATATCTTAACACATCTGATCCTAATGAACTTGCAAAGCATTGTTTGGAGGATTTAGATAAAGAGTTTGTGAACAAGGTTCAAAAAGGTGACATTTTGGTTGCTGGGAAAAATTTTGGATGTGGATCTTCAAGGGAACATGCACCAATTGCAATAAAGGCATGTGGGGTTTCATGTGTTATTGCAAAGTCGTTTGCAAGGATATTTTACAGAAATGCGATAAACATTGGTCTTCCAATTGTTGAGTGCGAAGAGGCAGTAGATGGTATAGAAGCTGGAGATGAGGTGGAAGTTGACCTTGTAAATGGAATAATTAAAAATCTAACAAAAGGTAAAGAGTTTAAAGCAAAACCCTTTCCTGAGTTTATGCAAAATATCATGAAAGCAGGCGGACTTATAGAGTTTGTAAAAGGAGAGTTGAAAAAAGATGCATAG